One Mycoavidus sp. HKI genomic region harbors:
- the ccsB gene encoding c-type cytochrome biogenesis protein CcsB: MENLHATKSSIKTGLSTPSSPEAFPMQTRLNRLTPFDWLYLGALIAGAIFTLMQYGHSMDYYEQAILLAAVPVFGVLGWYWKPVRVLLALIAVLSYLAIAFYHGELARAEQVFFLKYLLSSQSAILWMSTLFLLATVFYWGGLLARSTVGAKLGSWLCWAAVLLGFTGMMVRWYESYLIGADIGHIPISNLYEVFVLFCLLTALFYLYYEMHYQTRALGAFVLLVISAAVGFLIWYAAAREAQQIQPLVPALQSWWMKIHVPANFIGYASFALAAMVAVAALLKRYGVWVDRLPALVVLDDLMYKSIAVGFAFFTIATILGALWAADAWGGYWSWDPKETWALIVWLNYAAWLHMRLIKGLRGALAAWWALIGLLVTMFAFLGVNMFLSGLHSYGQL; encoded by the coding sequence ATGGAAAATTTACATGCCACTAAGTCGTCTATCAAAACCGGCCTGTCTACGCCGTCAAGCCCAGAAGCTTTTCCTATGCAAACGCGATTAAACCGACTTACGCCGTTTGATTGGCTCTATTTAGGGGCGCTGATTGCCGGTGCTATTTTTACACTCATGCAGTATGGTCATAGTATGGACTACTACGAGCAGGCTATTTTGCTAGCAGCGGTACCGGTTTTTGGGGTGCTGGGTTGGTATTGGAAGCCCGTGCGCGTGTTGCTGGCACTCATCGCAGTTCTATCCTATTTAGCTATTGCTTTTTATCACGGTGAGCTGGCGCGAGCGGAGCAAGTTTTTTTCTTAAAGTATCTCTTATCGAGCCAATCCGCAATTTTGTGGATGAGCACCCTTTTTTTACTGGCAACGGTGTTTTATTGGGGCGGCTTACTGGCGCGCTCAACAGTGGGCGCTAAGCTGGGCTCGTGGCTGTGCTGGGCAGCTGTGTTATTAGGCTTTACGGGGATGATGGTGCGTTGGTATGAGTCTTATTTGATTGGTGCAGATATTGGCCATATCCCAATTTCAAATCTCTACGAAGTTTTTGTATTGTTCTGCCTGTTGACGGCACTTTTTTACTTGTACTATGAGATGCATTATCAAACGCGCGCATTAGGCGCCTTTGTGCTGCTTGTGATCAGTGCGGCCGTGGGTTTTTTAATATGGTACGCTGCTGCGCGCGAGGCTCAACAAATTCAGCCTCTGGTACCCGCCTTGCAAAGTTGGTGGATGAAAATTCATGTGCCAGCGAACTTCATTGGTTATGCCAGTTTTGCGCTAGCCGCGATGGTTGCCGTCGCTGCCTTGCTCAAACGCTACGGCGTATGGGTTGATCGTTTGCCAGCTTTGGTTGTGCTAGATGACCTGATGTATAAATCAATTGCCGTGGGTTTTGCCTTTTTTACCATCGCCACCATTCTTGGTGCGCTATGGGCAGCTGACGCATGGGGTGGATACTGGAGTTGGGACCCTAAAGAAACCTGGGCGTTAATTGTCTGGCTAAACTATGCAGCATGGCTACATATGCGGCTGATTAAGGGCTTGCGCGGCGCCTTGGCGGCTTGGTGGGCGCTGATTGGCTTACTGGTGACGATGTTTGCTTTCTTGGGGGTGAATATGTTTTTGTCTGGTCTCCATAGTTACGGGCAGTTGTAA
- a CDS encoding DUF4172 domain-containing protein, translating into MTAPDLAEAYRMHGVVEGKATAIGLGSTSQVALDALSGEVLATAAIEGERLSLDVVRSSVMRRLGLLTSGSSNRHVDGLIEVISDATTEFDMPLDEERLCRWQSALFPGGTSGIHRIVVGRYRNHDDPMQIVSGPFGREVVHLRGAAIQGRAGAHAAFPHVVF; encoded by the coding sequence ATGACCGCACCTGACTTGGCGGAGGCCTACCGGATGCACGGTGTGGTCGAAGGCAAGGCTACGGCTATCGGCCTTGGCAGTACCAGTCAAGTCGCACTGGATGCGCTATCGGGTGAGGTGCTGGCCACCGCCGCCATAGAAGGAGAGCGTTTGTCGCTCGATGTGGTCCGGTCATCCGTGATGCGGCGACTCGGGCTCTTAACGTCGGGATCCTCCAACCGCCATGTTGATGGCCTTATTGAGGTTATTAGCGATGCCACGACAGAGTTTGACATGCCTCTCGATGAGGAGCGCTTGTGCCGGTGGCAATCTGCGCTGTTTCCTGGTGGCACGTCCGGCATTCACCGCATCGTTGTCGGCCGATATCGAAATCATGACGACCCGATGCAGATCGTGAGCGGTCCGTTCGGCCGTGAAGTGGTGCATTTACGAGGCGCCGCCATCCAAGGACGTGCCGGCGCACATGCGGCGTTTCCTCACGTGGTTTTCTGA
- a CDS encoding Fic family protein, which translates to MRRFLTWFSETSPAQARAVPAGGKKIDGLARAAIAHLWFESIHPFEDGNGRIGRAIADIAMAQHLRQPVRLYSLSRQLLTSRSAYYDALNQAQRGDTDVTAWIQWFARQCTAAYHAASHALDQAIEKDVFGRSTRVVDFMSGSASCYSACSMTRTVASWAA; encoded by the coding sequence ATGCGGCGTTTCCTCACGTGGTTTTCTGAAACATCGCCTGCGCAGGCCCGGGCGGTGCCGGCGGGCGGCAAGAAGATCGATGGCTTAGCCCGTGCCGCCATCGCGCACCTGTGGTTCGAGAGCATCCACCCGTTTGAGGACGGTAACGGCCGCATTGGGAGGGCCATCGCTGACATAGCCATGGCGCAGCATTTGCGACAACCGGTGCGCCTCTATAGCCTCTCGCGCCAGCTACTAACCTCGCGCTCGGCGTACTATGATGCCCTTAACCAAGCTCAGCGTGGCGACACCGATGTCACGGCGTGGATACAGTGGTTTGCGCGCCAATGTACGGCCGCCTACCATGCCGCGAGCCACGCTCTTGACCAGGCAATCGAGAAGGACGTTTTTGGGAGAAGCACGAGGGTGGTGGACTTCATGAGCGGCAGCGCAAGCTGCTACAGCGCCTGCTCGATGACGAGGACGGTGGCTTCTTGGGCGGCTTGA
- the lysA gene encoding diaminopimelate decarboxylase, which yields MLDNAFEYINAELHAESVPLTLLARQFGTPLYVYSRAALTRAYQAYAHACAGHNAKVYYAVKANSNLAVLDVFARLGAGFDIVSGGELARVLKVGAHADKIVFSGVGKSVSEMQAALTAGVKCFNIESLPELQRLHDIAANTGKTARVSLRVNPDVDAKTHAYISTGLKSNKFGIAFDEARAAYRTAASMKSLEIMGIDCHIGSQITEIAPYLDALDKMLELIESIEADGIKISHLDMGGGLGICYDAETPPAISTFVHTLLSHLAKRGHGHREILFEPGRSLVGNAGILLTKVEYLKPGAAKNFAIVDAGMNDLARPAMYQAYHDLIPVLQHRDNTPQVLYDVVGPVCESGDWLGRDRTLALKSGDLLAARSAGAYSFTMSSNYNTRPRAAEVMVAGEHAYLVRARETVEQLFAAEIRLPD from the coding sequence ATGCTTGATAACGCTTTTGAATATATTAACGCCGAACTGCATGCAGAAAGCGTCCCGCTTACACTGCTTGCACGACAATTTGGCACACCGCTTTACGTTTACTCGCGCGCCGCCTTGACCCGCGCGTATCAAGCGTACGCACATGCGTGCGCAGGCCATAACGCAAAGGTTTACTATGCCGTCAAAGCCAATAGCAATCTCGCTGTGCTCGATGTCTTTGCAAGGTTAGGGGCGGGCTTTGATATCGTCTCAGGCGGCGAGTTAGCGCGTGTGCTCAAGGTTGGCGCGCACGCCGACAAAATTGTTTTTTCAGGCGTCGGTAAAAGTGTCAGCGAGATGCAAGCAGCACTGACTGCGGGCGTCAAATGTTTTAATATTGAATCGCTCCCTGAACTACAGCGCTTGCACGACATTGCAGCCAATACAGGTAAAACAGCACGGGTGTCATTGCGCGTCAATCCAGATGTAGATGCAAAAACGCATGCGTATATTTCGACAGGGCTTAAGTCAAATAAATTTGGCATTGCTTTTGATGAAGCGCGTGCGGCCTATCGCACAGCGGCGTCAATGAAATCGCTCGAAATCATGGGTATCGACTGTCATATTGGCTCACAAATCACTGAAATCGCGCCTTATCTCGATGCGCTAGATAAAATGCTCGAGCTGATTGAATCGATTGAAGCAGACGGCATCAAAATTTCTCATCTCGATATGGGGGGCGGCCTTGGCATTTGCTATGACGCCGAAACGCCGCCAGCGATTAGCACGTTTGTGCACACTCTGCTGAGTCACCTTGCCAAGCGAGGTCACGGACACCGTGAAATTCTATTTGAGCCAGGCCGCTCATTAGTTGGCAACGCAGGTATCTTGCTGACAAAAGTTGAATATTTAAAACCTGGCGCGGCCAAGAACTTTGCGATTGTAGATGCCGGTATGAATGATCTTGCCCGGCCCGCAATGTATCAAGCCTATCATGATTTAATCCCCGTTCTTCAACACCGCGACAACACGCCACAGGTGCTCTACGATGTGGTCGGGCCGGTTTGCGAAAGTGGCGATTGGCTTGGTCGCGATAGGACTCTGGCCCTTAAGTCTGGAGATTTACTTGCTGCGCGCTCGGCTGGCGCGTATAGCTTTACGATGAGTTCAAATTACAATACGCGGCCACGCGCAGCGGAAGTGATGGTGGCAGGGGAACACGCCTATTTAGTGCGTGCGCGCGAAACAGTTGAACAATTATTCGCGGCTGAAATAAGACTACCAGATTAA